The sequence gcacggcccggtggtcgggccgggccggcacgggcccgacctccgtcgggccgtgccgtgcttgggccgggcacAAATGTCGTGCCATGGGCCGGGCcgttgggccttgggccttttggccatctataattCTTGCTTTTGTTAGGGCATGCACACCCCTATGAGACCACTCCCGGTTGAGGTGGCGGCTTGAATTGGACGGGAGAGCGAGACCACTCGTGGTAAATGCCCTaagagcaagtctaatagtacagctcactactagctccaatttatctatagctaatttaatagctaattcatataatggttgcttactatacaattaatatatggtcccatctGCCATatacacactgcgtcttagagtctgtgctgcagctggctacagatctgtagcccgttgctcttctctctcatcttttatctcattaaaatatgtttatagctggaatagtctgctattgtacctgctctaaagaGTAAAAGATCAATGTTGCGTTGTACTAATGTACTTGGCGACGTGTGAAAATCACACAGGCTACCTTAAGGCCGACACATTTTTATCGGCATCACAAGAAGGAAATATACTTATATCTGAATATATGCATCAAATTGCCTGCTCACTCGATTAATTTTGAGTGACAGTCTGGAGAGAGGGGATCCAACGAGGCAACGCAACGCTTTTGACAACACTTTTACTACTAAACTTTGGCGTCAGAATGATCCCAGGATTTGCCAGTCCAACCTGTTCCCATCCAATTACCTGCTGCTCATCAcaccaagccaagccaagccaatcGCATCCCAATGAACGGAATCAGCAGCTGCATCCATTCTTTTTCTCTCCGTTTAGCAACTCCCATGATTCTCTCCCCATCTCGATTGGAAAGTTGGCAACATGGTAATCTGTAAGGCTGAAAAGATTCCATCTCTTTTCTCCTCCGAGATCAGTACAGTACAGCACAGCTAGCTCTTCAAAGGGGAGCAAAGACAGAGAGACGAGCGAACACCAATGCTCAGCTCATCACAAGGTCGCAATAATTGAGATAAAAAAAGCACAGAGATTACTGACGGGAACGAACCATCCTGAATTCCCCCTGACCTGCCAACAGGGACGCACGCAGGCAACATGCAGGGATGCAAGGGTAGCCAGCAGCAACACAACATATAGGCCTAGGcctaggcctggtttagttttaaactttttcttcgaacttccaactttttcatcacatcaaaacttttctacacatataaactttcaatattttcatcacatcgtttcaatttcaaccaaacttccaatgaCTGTGTTCGACAGCAATTGTTGTGCAACCACAGCGATGTACCATAAGTATGCAACAACTGAATAAGCAATAAAAAATACTGTTCAAGCTGCTGCAGCCAGCCGCAGTAACCGGCTTCCGAATAGagccaattttaacgtgaattaaacacacccctaGTAGTAGTTGAGAATCCAAAAAGGCTAAGTTTTACTAATATGTTTTTTACTTCAAAAGGTACAGTTGAGAATTTAAAAAGGCTATGTTTTCATCAGTttcataatttaattttattttttggattctacaactaaaTATTTTCAGAATACAGATGAAAATCTAAATTGTCGTAAGCGGAAGATTCTAGGAAAAATTAAAGCTAACAGAAGTTCCCTGAACAGGCCAAGAAAGGCAATATTGCTCACTTGGATCTCGCGGGCAGGCAGCTGGGACATCAAGTCATGCAACTATAGTAGAACAAATACACCAATTTGGGTTGTTACAATTAGGTACGCCACAACCAACCGACCAACCAAACCAAGCAACCATCCCAACCACAACCGCATCATCACATGCACACCAAATGTTAAATTAGATATCCATCACCGTTGCTTTGCCGCACCCACACCATCATCGATcagattaaacaaaaaaaaaaaagaagccgagaaaaagaaatggaaacAAACCATGCAGCAGCAGTTCAATCGATCAGTCTCATCAAAGAAGCTCTcctagaagaaaaaaatcactccTAATGACGGCAACGGGGAGGACGAGTCCAAGAATGTCGTAGTAGGCTATGTCCATCCATCAGggggttttgttttgtttgttagACCAGCGCGATGCTGCTCTCGCCGCCGGGGGGCTTGCGGATCCCACCAAGGTAGTCCCGCGACGGCGCTTTGCCGTCCGCGAAGATGTCGCTGCCGGTCATCTCCTTCAGCTTCGCCGTGCTCAGGTGCTTCTCCGCCGTCCCCGGGGCAGCATCGCCTTTGAAGATATCGTTGCCCGTCAGGTCCGTCAGCTTCTTCTCCGGGATCTTCTTCGCCGTTTTCACCACGCTGTCGGTGTCAGCCTCTCCGAACGTGATGGTGCTCACCTGTTGAGTCAGATCAAAACAATCAGTAAGTTAGAACGACCATTGCAGTGCAGGTTGAAGCACTGAGCAGAAAAGCTGGAGCTGTGTTTAGAGGTCAGGACTTGTGCATTTTTGCCCGGGGTTTGTGAGGTCGAGCCGTTCACGGAGTTGCGTGGCCTGGGATCTTCTGGAGGAGCAAAGATGTCATGGCCGCTGAGCTCCTTCGATTTCGCATTGGATATCTGCCTCTTCATCTTACTCTCATCCTCGCTCTGAAGCGTGCCACTTAGCTCGCGCTGCTTCGCCACCTCAGCTATCGAAGTCGGCTTTTTTGGAGAAACACTTTCTTCCTCCGCGAATGAGATATGACTTATAGTGCTAATGGCCTGTAATTCGACAAATCAGATTTAGTTTCTGTAATTAGAAACATCAGGATTAAATCATCTCTAGTTGTAGTCAACTAGTATAGTACTATAAGCTATACAAGTCAAATGTAATTCATCTATGTACTTTGAAAACATTACCAACCAGATAGTGGTCAGTGGTCAGCAACTTACTCGAGCATATAAGCCGCAAAGAAATTTAAATCTTTCGATGAAACTCGAGAAAATATGTTCAGGGGAGAACTCATAAACACTATAGATAAATTTGCAGTAAGTATTACAAAATCATTTTGCTTCCTTAGAAATTTCATGCAGTACATTTTTGTAactctcaaaaaatatataCCTTGTACCTTGTGAgggacaaaaaaacaaaatataaaagagTACCTGACAACCTAAATCCTATTGTCTATCAACCTAAGTTATTGAATATCAAGGGTCACCTAATAGTTTAGTCAACAGGTCCAGTTCTATTAAAAGGAAAGGTTACCAACCAATGTGTCCACATAGTAAATCCTTCCCGTAACACTCAACCCAACAACTTCTGACCCTTAGAGGTTAGAACACTCAATAAGTTTGATTTAATAATTCAGTAGCTTCTGTAACTGGCGTAAAAATGTGTATATAAAACAGGACACTGTTAATGATCACTTCTCTCAAACGTTTAGCACATcgtctgaaaaaaaagaaggatgaaACTTCCTACTAAGAAATACTGATATGTGACCAATAGAACAAAAGAGATGACAAGTCAAAATATAAGGCAAATGACCTGCCACAGTGATTATTACCCGTGAAACCAATTCAAATATTACTCGtcaaaatttcttcaatatTGAGGTCCATTTTAGTTATCTACTGAAAAGGTCCATTTCAATTGCAAGGAAAGGCTACCAACCGGTGTGTGTACACCCTTCCCAAATCCCACATGATTCATCCCAACAACTTCTGTGGGACTCAAAGTTTCAGTTTAGCAATTAGCTGCTACTTCTATAAATGCCATCCAAATATGTGCAAAACAGGAAACTGTTAAGTAAGCACTCCCTCTCAATTTTCTAGCATAGCATCTGAAATTAATGAAGTTTCGTACTGAAAAAAAGTgtgaaaaaacaactttgaGATGACAGTGAAAAAGAACGCatataattttatgttttgcaGAAAGAACCACCTGATAATTCTTAGAAACCGTTCGGACGGGCGTTGCAGAAGCATTGGCTGACTCGTCCTCCTCAACCTCGCCTTCCGCTGCAAATATGCCGCTTCCTGTCATCTCCTTCCATTTGGGAGCTGAGCATGGTTTcctgaaagaaagaaataataacCCGACTGCTTAGTTTGCGCATCACTGCAGCTTGTAAATTGGCAATAACAGTGGGAGCAAgaaaaccattagattaaatcaTTTCTAATGCTCAAAACACCAAGATAGTGAGATGTTCACAAACTTTTCTATTGTGAAAACATACACAAACCGAGATTATCAGTAGCTCAATAGTAATTCGACAAGAACGTTCCAAAATCCTAACATGGAAGCACAATAGCATGGTGCAAGGTGCAGTCAGATTCAAACTGTAACACTGCAAGGTACTCGTATCATTCTTGTGGGTGAGATCAAGGGCTGTGCCATATCCCTATGTGACACTACAATCTAGTAGttcaaatccaaaaaaaaactaatcgtGCACATCTCACCGACCTAACTGAAACTCAAATCCAGTGGATTTCACTCGACGTCATTTCATAGTAGCAGATCAGCTAAAACACCGTAGGAAATTCGATCTTTCCCAAAGGATGGAGCCTCAAAATTGAGAGATCTAATGGCCagggtcaaaaaaaaaaaaactcagaagaagaaaacaagaacaagaacacggAATCATCATCCCATTCACAGCcacgaacacacacacacacgagcTTCCCTTCACAATCTCACCTCTTGTTGAGGCTCTCGAACTCCTCCTCGGTCACCTGCCCGCCGAACACCACCTTACTGATCGCCTCCGACGGCTGcaccaaacccaaaaaaaaaaaaaaaaatcaggcaaaGCAAGCGAGCACGCCTTCGCTGAGCAATGGCAAGGACTCGGGAGAAGACGGCGGGGGACCTGGTGCGGCCGGCggttgggcggcggcgtggccccggcggcgagctcctggGCCGCGCCCTCCGGCCACGTCAGCAGGTCGGCCGTCGACGTGTGGGACttcctcaccggcgccggcctctccatctccccctcccggcctcctcctccaccaccctcctcctcttctctctctctttctctctctctagctcaGGTGCAGGTGAGGtgactcctctctctctctctctcctcgtcgagctcgctctcttctctttctctctctaaaaagGCGAGGTGAGGTGgggagtggagtggagtcgaATGGAAGGAAGGTGAGGGGTCGCTAGCCCCCCTCCTTTATAAAGACGCCACACCGCACCCGCGCCCCCACCCACCACCTCCAACGCcgatgacacgtggggcccgcATCCTCCGCGCGGGTGGCTGACCGGTGGGGCCCCGGCGCGTGAATGCATGGGCGGGTTGACCGCGTGACGGGGAACGGGGAGCGAGCCGTGTGCGCTGCTGCTCCACCCCCGCAACCCCGTAACGTACTCGCTCGCCCTGTgcttttttgaatttttgaacgcCGGCGGCTCGTACGGAACGAAACGGACGGATTgcgcgtcgccgttgccgttgccgtttTGTACGTACTCTCCTAGTAGGAGTACTCCGTACTTCTCTCTCATGGCCGTTGCGTTGCCGTTGCCACCAGTGGATGAGACTTGAGAGAATGTTCTAGACGCGTGGTACTTGTATAATCCACTCCTACTGCTACTCCTTGTGCTCTGCTCTCCCGCAGGAATGTAGTGTACAGTAGTGTAGTATTTCTCTACAGCCACCTAAATTTGGATTTGTTAAGGAATATTTGGTGcttgatattttttaattactAGGACAGGTGAGTACTGAGTACATAGGCATTTataggtgtaaagttttggtgtaccacatcggatattatatagggtatcgcatgtggtgtttgggcactaataaaaagaCTAATTAAAGAATTCAtcagtaaactgcgagacgaatttattaagcctaattaatccgtcattagcaaatgtttactgtagcaccatattattaaatcatggatcaagtaagcttaaaagatttgtctcacaaattagtagcaatctgtgcaattaattattttttagcctatattaaTAATTTCTGCATGcattcaaacgttcgatgtgatagggtgaaaaattttgaggtggGATCTTAAGCATGGCCATACTCACAAATACATCCTACTAACACACGTTTagggccctttgaatcgcatggttgaaaaaaaatggaggaataggaaaaatacaagATTCTGACAGAAATTAAAGTGTAAAacataggattgcaaaacacagaaaaaatataggaatgatcATTTGATTGGAGCGtgggaaaaacataggaatcggatgagagagatagactcaaagaaaattttccaagaggttagagctcttgctaaattttttcCAAATTCCACATGCAATGcgtcattccataggaatttcatatgatttggaaaacttcaatcctttaaatcaaagggccaaataggaaattttcatataggatttgaatcctatgacaTTCCTATATAAATTCTTTAATTCAAAGAGCCCCTTAAACGGATGTACTTGTAAACCATATACGTATCTACATGGTGGTCTGACAGTCCCCCGACCACCAAAAAATTCATGACCCGAAGCCAAGGTAAGAAAGGCGAGGACAAAAAAACTCTCTCATGTGAAGTATGAGGTTGAAGCGTCGTCATCTCTCGGTGACTCGGTCTTGCGTGTTGCATCGCGTTCGTCTTTTTCCGATTTCTCACTGCATCGTGTGATCATAGCAATGTTCGTCAGGTCAGACATCGTGTGATCATAGCAGCGGTCGTCGGGGCATACGTCGTGTGATCATAGCAGGGACGCAAGGTCATCAAGCAGCCAAGCCGACATCGATGCATCACCGCCAACCCAACAAGCCAACAAGGGCCGCGACGCCGCGCATAGTGA is a genomic window of Oryza glaberrima chromosome 7, OglaRS2, whole genome shotgun sequence containing:
- the LOC127780443 gene encoding uncharacterized protein LOC127780443, with protein sequence MERPAPVRKSHTSTADLLTWPEGAAQELAAGATPPPNRRPHQPSEAISKVVFGGQVTEEEFESLNKRKPCSAPKWKEMTGSGIFAAEGEVEEDESANASATPVRTVSKNYQAISTISHISFAEEESVSPKKPTSIAEVAKQRELSGTLQSEDESKMKRQISNAKSKELSGHDIFAPPEDPRPRNSVNGSTSQTPGKNAQVSTITFGEADTDSVVKTAKKIPEKKLTDLTGNDIFKGDAAPGTAEKHLSTAKLKEMTGSDIFADGKAPSRDYLGGIRKPPGGESSIALV